From a region of the Thiomicrorhabdus sp. genome:
- the clpS gene encoding ATP-dependent Clp protease adapter ClpS, whose protein sequence is MPYSPEYDDGNLLLETAKPKVKPPKKYQVVLLNDDYTPMEFVVEVLQRFFGMDELKANAVMLAVHHDGKGVCGVFSREIAEMKVQQVNSYSRQNKHPLMCQLEVA, encoded by the coding sequence ATGCCTTATTCACCTGAATATGATGATGGTAATTTATTACTAGAAACCGCTAAACCTAAAGTGAAACCGCCAAAAAAATACCAGGTGGTGTTGTTAAATGATGATTACACGCCAATGGAGTTTGTGGTAGAGGTTTTACAACGCTTTTTTGGTATGGATGAGCTTAAAGCCAATGCAGTGATGTTGGCAGTTCATCATGATGGTAAAGGTGTATGCGGCGTTTTTAGCCGTGAAATTGCTGAAATGAAAGTGCAGCAGGTAAATAGTTATTCTCGTCAAAATAAACACCCATTAATGTGTCAATTAGAGGTTGCCTAA
- a CDS encoding PhnA domain-containing protein — MSVEQALMSRSGNKCELCGSEHDLSVFEVAPSDGSEEQSVLVCGTCKSQIENPETMDANHWRCLNDSMWSPTPAVQVLSYRMLHALRAEGWPQDLLDMMYLDDDMKAWADAGLADEDDDTTPTKDSNGTILNEGDDVTLIKDLDVKGANFTAKRGTLVKNIHLTDNPLHIEGKVNGTQIVLVSAFLKKA; from the coding sequence ATGAGCGTAGAGCAAGCTTTAATGAGCCGTAGCGGCAACAAATGTGAACTATGTGGTTCAGAACACGATTTATCTGTTTTTGAAGTAGCTCCAAGTGACGGCTCAGAAGAACAATCTGTATTGGTTTGTGGCACATGCAAATCACAAATAGAAAACCCAGAAACAATGGATGCAAATCACTGGCGTTGTTTAAATGACAGCATGTGGTCACCAACACCTGCAGTGCAAGTACTTTCTTATAGAATGTTACACGCTTTACGTGCAGAAGGTTGGCCGCAAGATCTTTTAGACATGATGTACCTAGACGATGATATGAAAGCCTGGGCTGATGCTGGTCTAGCAGATGAAGATGACGACACAACACCTACTAAAGACAGCAACGGCACAATTTTAAATGAAGGTGATGACGTTACGCTGATTAAAGACTTAGATGTTAAAGGTGCTAACTTTACTGCTAAGCGCGGAACGCTTGTTAAAAACATTCATTTAACAGATAACCCTTTACACATTGAAGGCAAAGTAAACGGTACACAAATTGTATTGGTTTCTGCCTTCTTGAAAAAAGCATAA
- a CDS encoding DUF2986 domain-containing protein gives MNRQKKIRQKFEKKLKQAKAKRFPKNKEPYIAKADREAVNESNIESDNSPNSQSAQASSSSKED, from the coding sequence ATGAATCGACAGAAGAAAATCAGGCAAAAATTTGAGAAGAAGTTAAAACAAGCTAAAGCAAAAAGATTCCCAAAAAATAAAGAACCATATATTGCAAAAGCGGATCGCGAGGCAGTGAATGAGTCAAATATTGAATCTGATAATTCTCCAAATTCTCAAAGTGCTCAAGCTTCTTCGAGTAGCAAAGAAGATTGA
- a CDS encoding YebC/PmpR family DNA-binding transcriptional regulator — translation MGRAFQNRKESMAKTSDQKAKVYSKYSREIYVCAKSGGVETEGNLALQGLIDRAKKDQVPAHVIEKAIEKAKGGGGEDFSPARYEGYGPGNTMVIIECLTDNPNRTFGDVRHCFTKTNCKIGTQGSVAHMFDHSAILVFAGDDEEAALEALMMADVDVTDIEAEDGKITVFAPHTEYAKAKNALKDAFEGIEFEVDEIQFIPQMTKTIEGEDLEMFEKFINLLEDLDDVQKVYYDAEF, via the coding sequence ATGGGAAGAGCCTTTCAAAACCGCAAAGAATCCATGGCAAAAACCTCGGATCAAAAAGCCAAGGTATATAGTAAATACAGCCGTGAGATCTATGTTTGTGCCAAATCTGGTGGCGTTGAAACGGAAGGTAACCTTGCTTTACAAGGTTTGATTGATAGAGCAAAGAAAGACCAAGTTCCTGCACACGTTATTGAAAAAGCCATTGAAAAAGCCAAAGGTGGTGGCGGTGAAGATTTCTCACCTGCACGTTATGAAGGTTACGGCCCTGGCAATACCATGGTAATTATAGAGTGTTTAACTGATAACCCTAACCGTACATTTGGTGATGTGCGTCACTGCTTTACAAAAACCAACTGCAAAATTGGTACTCAAGGCAGCGTGGCCCACATGTTTGACCACTCAGCCATTTTAGTTTTTGCAGGTGACGATGAAGAAGCGGCATTAGAAGCTCTAATGATGGCCGATGTTGATGTAACTGATATTGAAGCAGAAGACGGAAAGATTACCGTATTTGCCCCTCACACAGAATATGCAAAAGCTAAAAATGCCTTAAAAGATGCATTTGAAGGTATTGAGTTTGAGGTTGATGAAATTCAGTTTATTCCTCAAATGACCAAAACGATTGAGGGTGAAGATCTAGAGATGTTTGAAAAGTTTATCAACTTGCTTGAAGATTTAGATGACGTCCAAAAAGTCTATTACGACGCCGAATTCTAA
- a CDS encoding sensor domain-containing diguanylate cyclase, with the protein MYKSSHNIGQNLIRELESILNDIHRYSDMVNQHVITSSTDINGIITNASEAFCKSLGYSDFELIGKHFSYIKHPNTPASIFSAIWKTIELGKSWKGEIQISKKNNEAYWVDMNIDPIKNSTGQITGYLFIKHDITDHKRIESLTITDELTGAYNRRFYNQSLPKEIDRARRESHFLCLMMMDVDNFKKYNDTYGHQAGDEVLKEIVTSAQACFQRAGDFVFRLGGEEFAVLFSVDESQKARLIAERCRRVIQEKSIEHSGNDPYFAITVSVGIMILDPKNTYITEEIYKYADEALYAAKRNGRNCVVVHETDNDIEFF; encoded by the coding sequence ATGTATAAATCAAGCCACAACATAGGTCAAAACTTAATTCGAGAACTCGAATCCATTCTTAATGACATTCATCGTTATTCTGACATGGTGAATCAACATGTAATCACTTCATCAACAGATATAAATGGCATTATTACAAATGCTAGTGAAGCATTTTGTAAAAGTCTAGGCTATTCAGATTTTGAGCTTATCGGTAAACACTTTTCCTATATTAAACACCCTAATACACCAGCTTCAATTTTTTCAGCCATCTGGAAAACCATTGAATTAGGCAAATCTTGGAAAGGTGAGATTCAAATATCAAAGAAAAACAATGAAGCCTATTGGGTAGATATGAATATAGACCCAATAAAAAATAGTACTGGGCAAATAACTGGCTATCTATTTATAAAACATGATATTACTGACCACAAAAGAATTGAAAGCCTAACCATTACCGATGAGTTAACCGGGGCTTATAACCGACGTTTTTATAACCAATCATTGCCTAAAGAAATTGATCGTGCCAGACGTGAAAGTCATTTTTTATGTTTAATGATGATGGACGTAGATAACTTCAAAAAATACAACGATACCTATGGGCATCAAGCCGGTGATGAAGTACTAAAAGAGATTGTTACTTCCGCTCAAGCATGTTTTCAGCGTGCTGGTGACTTTGTATTTAGACTGGGAGGTGAAGAATTTGCGGTATTATTTAGCGTAGATGAATCCCAAAAAGCACGTTTAATTGCGGAACGTTGCCGTAGAGTAATACAAGAAAAAAGTATAGAACACTCTGGTAACGATCCATATTTTGCAATTACTGTGTCAGTTGGAATTATGATCTTAGACCCCAAAAACACCTACATTACCGAAGAAATTTATAAATATGCTGACGAGGCTTTATACGCTGCCAAACGTAATGGACGAAATTGCGTGGTGGTTCACGAAACCGATAACGATATAGAGTTTTTTTAA
- a CDS encoding YaeQ family protein, whose product MALKPTIYKFRISLSDMNRDLYDSMALTVAMHPSENVERMMARVMAYCWNYQEFLDFTKGLSSIEDPDIWVRTLDDQLMLWIDIGEPAFDRVKKATTLAREVKVYSFNSKAEVWWKQGEAKFSKLKASFYYFDNKQIQKLAGLVDRTTEMSVTISGESAYVTTDKGDCELVCNTFLEQ is encoded by the coding sequence GTGGCATTAAAACCAACTATTTATAAATTCCGAATTTCACTTTCTGATATGAACCGTGATCTATATGATTCTATGGCCTTAACGGTTGCTATGCATCCATCTGAAAATGTGGAACGGATGATGGCAAGAGTGATGGCATATTGCTGGAATTACCAAGAGTTTTTAGATTTCACCAAAGGTCTAAGCTCAATTGAAGATCCAGATATTTGGGTAAGAACATTAGATGACCAACTCATGTTATGGATAGATATTGGTGAGCCAGCATTTGATAGAGTGAAAAAAGCCACAACGTTAGCACGTGAGGTTAAAGTGTATAGCTTTAATAGTAAGGCCGAAGTTTGGTGGAAGCAGGGCGAGGCTAAATTTAGTAAGTTAAAAGCAAGTTTTTATTATTTCGATAATAAACAAATTCAAAAATTAGCAGGCCTGGTAGATAGAACTACCGAAATGTCGGTAACTATTTCTGGAGAATCAGCTTATGTGACAACAGATAAGGGTGATTGCGAATTGGTTTGTAATACGTTTTTGGAGCAGTAA
- a CDS encoding CopD family protein: MSLIDQLAIVLHTVSAVLWVGGIFLAYRVLRPAAMTLEPPVRLNLWVNVFSRFFPWVWLFIVLLVVTGYWDWYARFGDLEVTPLYIHAMHIVGWVMIILFAWLYFVPFAKFKTLVSQQSYPDAGAIMNNQMRPVIAINLTLGVVEAIIGTSGPFWGG, translated from the coding sequence ATGTCATTAATTGATCAACTTGCTATTGTCCTACATACCGTCAGTGCTGTACTTTGGGTAGGAGGTATTTTTTTAGCTTATCGTGTTTTAAGACCCGCAGCGATGACCCTTGAACCACCTGTACGTTTAAACTTGTGGGTTAACGTATTCAGTCGTTTTTTCCCATGGGTTTGGCTATTTATTGTTTTATTAGTCGTAACAGGCTATTGGGACTGGTACGCACGTTTTGGTGATTTAGAAGTGACTCCACTTTATATTCATGCCATGCACATAGTTGGTTGGGTCATGATTATTTTATTTGCCTGGCTCTATTTTGTACCTTTTGCCAAATTTAAAACGTTAGTTAGCCAACAATCTTACCCCGATGCAGGTGCAATAATGAATAACCAAATGCGACCTGTTATTGCAATTAACTTAACATTAGGGGTTGTTGAAGCAATTATTGGTACATCGGGTCCTTTTTGGGGAGGGTAA
- a CDS encoding cytochrome P460 family protein, protein MNTQFFKYKYINLIKSTILITAFSSFSAFAGDMPKPTANGIEFPAGYQDWSIVSVTHREDNKSIRTVIGNPAAIQAIKEGKTNPWPNGAVLGKLVWKDAIDEHWKTATIPGKFIHAEFMFKDTDKWAQTGGWGWARWVGLEQTPFGNTAKAAQDSCIACHTPVKNQDWVFHKPAIMPARVEIK, encoded by the coding sequence ATGAACACTCAATTTTTTAAATATAAATATATAAACCTAATCAAAAGTACCATTTTAATTACAGCCTTTAGTTCTTTTTCTGCCTTTGCTGGCGATATGCCAAAACCTACCGCTAATGGAATTGAATTTCCTGCCGGTTATCAAGATTGGTCTATTGTTTCTGTGACACATCGAGAAGACAATAAATCAATTCGTACTGTAATTGGCAATCCTGCGGCTATCCAAGCAATAAAAGAAGGTAAAACAAATCCTTGGCCTAATGGTGCTGTTTTAGGTAAATTGGTTTGGAAAGACGCGATAGATGAACATTGGAAAACAGCAACTATCCCTGGTAAATTTATTCATGCTGAATTTATGTTTAAAGATACCGATAAGTGGGCACAAACTGGTGGCTGGGGCTGGGCACGATGGGTTGGATTAGAACAAACACCTTTTGGCAACACGGCAAAAGCAGCACAAGATTCGTGTATTGCCTGTCATACACCTGTTAAAAATCAAGACTGGGTTTTTCATAAACCAGCGATAATGCCGGCTCGTGTAGAAATAAAATAA
- a CDS encoding response regulator transcription factor, with product MQGCFHSIILEDDTDIAQLISLQVKSLDGSAYLANNIESATTYSNSHAKDLFILDLSLPDGDGLTFCKTIREHDQTTPILIISARSNEVDRVKGLELGADDYLSKPFGLAELKARIKALLRRSKNSDIIKPIQENITLGNLTITPKKHRVCLNDKVITLTVKEFELLTLFALNPNQIFNRNELLNTIWGVDYIGYEHTVNSHLNRLRKKIEVDANTPKIIETIWGIGYRLNSQSLENTSI from the coding sequence ATGCAAGGGTGTTTTCATTCCATTATTCTTGAAGATGATACAGACATTGCTCAACTTATCTCTCTGCAAGTAAAATCACTTGATGGCAGTGCCTACCTTGCTAACAACATAGAATCTGCTACAACCTATTCAAATTCACATGCTAAGGACTTATTTATACTCGACTTATCGTTACCAGATGGTGATGGATTAACATTTTGTAAAACCATAAGAGAACATGACCAGACCACACCTATATTAATTATTAGTGCTCGTTCTAATGAAGTGGATCGTGTAAAAGGTTTAGAACTGGGTGCAGATGACTATCTAAGTAAACCTTTTGGTCTAGCCGAGTTAAAAGCAAGAATTAAAGCGCTTTTAAGACGCTCAAAAAATTCTGACATAATCAAACCTATTCAAGAAAATATCACTCTTGGTAACTTAACTATCACGCCTAAAAAACACCGTGTATGCCTCAATGATAAGGTGATCACTTTAACGGTTAAAGAATTTGAGCTACTCACTTTATTTGCATTAAATCCAAACCAAATATTTAACCGCAATGAGCTATTAAATACCATTTGGGGTGTGGATTATATTGGCTACGAACATACTGTTAACTCTCATTTAAATCGTTTAAGAAAAAAAATTGAAGTGGACGCTAATACACCTAAAATTATTGAAACTATTTGGGGTATCGGTTACAGGTTAAACAGCCAATCGTTAGAAAATACATCCATATGA